CTGGACAACAAAATCATGGAAAGAGTTTACAGCTCACAACATTTCGACACCAAAACCTACAATGTTTCAGAGTAACATGACAGATTATACTCAGAAACCATAACCATCTTCATCAGCCACGGTTCTCCTGATCAACTGTCCATAACCCGCTGGCCGCTGATTGATGTCGACTGAACGCCATACAGACACGCACCATTTTTGCACCTACTCACAGTAGGTTATGTTCAGCTCCTCCACCTCCCAGGGACTTCACAACAGTTATCATATGGAGGATATTTCTTGGTGAACTGCACAGGAGTGGCAGATcagtcccccccccccctctctccctcgcgTCGCCCTCTTGGGCGACACGAaggccgaaaccctagccccgccgctctctcctcctctctcgacctcccctcgccgccgcctgaggcAGCCGCCGGCCTTGTCCGGGGCACTGCTGATGAAGGTGCGGCGGGGCCTCTCCTGCTGCCCCGCACCGCTCGCGGGGGGCCTCGGGACccagggcggcggctccggctgGATTGGCGCCACCGGATCCTCGGCACATGGTGGCGCAGGTGCGGGCCGGTGCCCTTGGCCGTGTGAACGGCGAGCTATCCGGTGGATGCGGACcagggcgtggcggcggcggcttcggcttcGCGCCCTCAAATATGGCCGCCTTCCACCCCCTGCTGCGGATTCAGCAAGTCTCCCCCCTAGCTCTGGCCTGCTCCATCCTGGATGCCGGTTCTCCGCCGGGTGGGAGCAGTGACGGGAATATAGACAGGAGAAATCCCTAGCCAGCCTGCTGGCTGTGACGACGGTGACGCCCGCGGGCGCCGCGCACCTCCCTGGAGGCGTCTGTCAGGTATATCTTCCCCGCCCTTCCCCCTTGTGCCTCCCGGGTGAAAACCCCAACGCTGTTGGGCGGCGGCAACGCCCTTGGCGTCGtatccttcttgaaggcgctgcTTTGGGAGCAAGGTGGGAAGTTGGACTTCGCTATGATGTGTGCGGTTGGTGTCGGCGGCAGCTGCATACTCCAGCGGTGGTGGTGTCCCCCTGGTTCGGGCCATCTTTGAGTGCTCACTGTGTGGTTGTAGTGATCCTACTCTAGTGCCCGTGGCTACTAGAGAGGGGGGATAGGGATTCCCTCCGGCAGTGTCACTCCAACGACCCGGATGTGCAGAAGCTCCTCAATTTGATACTGGCCCGGCCCTGGCTGCtgttgttggggatcgtagcagaaatttaaaattttctacgcatcaccaagatcaatctatggagtcatctagcaacgagagagatgagtgcatctacatacccttgtagatcgcgagcggaagcgttcaagtgaacggggttgatggagtcgtactcgtcgtgatccaaatcaccgatgaccgagcgccgaacggacggcacctccgcgctCAACAcgcgtacggagcagcgacgtctcctccttcttgatccagcaaggggaaaggagaggttgatggagatccagcagcacgacggcgtggtggtggaagtagcggggattccggcagggcttcgccaagcgcaagcgggagggagaggtgtcacgggagggagagggaggcaccaggggctagggtactgctgccctccctccccccactatatatagggtccctggggggcgccggccctgggagatcccatcttcaggggggcggcggccaagggggtggcttgccccccaagccaagtggggcgcccccccccaccccgagggtttccaaccctaggcgcaggggaggcccaaggggggcgcaccagcccaccaatggctggttcccctccccacttcagcccatggggccctccgggataggtggccccacccggtggacccccgggacccttccggtggtcccggtacaataccgataacccccgaaactttcccggtggccgaaactggacttcctatatataattcttcacctccggaccattccggaactcctcgtgacgtccgggatctcatccgggactccgaacaactttcggatttccgcatactaatatctctacaaccctagcgtcactgaaccttaagtgtgtagaccctacgggttcgggagacatgcagacatgaccgagacgactctccggtcaataaccaacagcgggatctggatacccatgttggctcccacatgttccacgatgatctcatcggatgaaccacgatgtcgaggattcaatcaatcccgtatacaattccctttgtcaatcggtacgttacttgcccgagattcgatcgtcggtatcccaataccttgttcaatctcgttaccggcaagtcactttactcgtaccgtaatgcatgatcccgtgaccaaccacttggtcactttgagctcattatgatgatgcattaccgagtgggcccagagatacctctccgtcaaacggagtgacaaatcccagtctcgattcgtgccaacccaacagacactttcggagatacccgtagtgcacctttatagccacccagttacgttgtgacgtttggcaaacccaaagcactcctacggtatccgggagttgcacaatctcatggtctaaggaaatgatacttgacaattggaaaagctctagcaaacgaactacacgatctttgtgctatgcttaggattgggtcttgtccatcacatcattctcctaatgatgtgatcccgttatcaatgacatccaatgtccatagtcaggaaaccatgactatctgttgatcaacaagctagtcaactagaggcttactagggacacgttgtggtctatgtattcacacatgtattacgatttccagataacacaattatagcatgaacaatagacaattatcatgaacaaggaaatataataataaccattttattattgcctctagggcatatttccaacagtctcccacttgcactagagtcaataatctagttacattgtgatgaatcgaacacccatagagttctggtgttgatcatgttttgctctagggagaggtttagtcaacggatctgctacattcaggtccgtatgtactttacaaatatctatgtctccattttgaacattttcacgaatggagttgaagcgacgcttgatatgcctggtcttcctgtgaaacctgggctccttggcaagggcaatagctccagtgttgtcacagaagagagtcatcgggcccgacgcattgggaatcacccctaggtcggtaatgaactcctttatccagattgcttcctgtgctgcctctgaggctgccatgtactccgcttcacatgtagatcccgccacgacgctttgcttgcaactgcaccagcttactgcccctccattcaaaatatacacgtatccggtttgtgacttagagtcatccagatctgtgtcgaagctagcgtcgacgtaaccctttacgacgagctcttcgtcacctccatatatgagaaacatatccttagtccttttcaggtacttcaggatattcttgaccgctgtccagtgttccatgccgggattactttggtaccttcctaccaaacttgcggcaaggtttacatcaggtctggtacacagcatggcatacataatagaccctatggccgaggcataggggatgacactcatcttttctctatcttctgccgtggtcgggcattgagccgtgctcaattgcacaccttgcaatacaggcaagaaccccttcttggactgatccatattgaacttcttcaatatcttgtcaaggtacgtactctgtgaaagaccaatgaggcgtcttgatctatctctatagatcttgatgcctaatatataagcagcttctccaaggtccttcattgaaaacacttattcaagtaggcctttatactttccaagaattctatatcatttcccatcaatagtatgtcatccacatataatatgagaaatgctacagagctcccactcactttcttgtaaacacaggcttctccataagtctgtgtaaacccaaacgctttgatcatctcatcaaatcgaatgttccaactccgagatgcttgcaccagcccatagatggagcgctggagcttgcataccttgttagcattcttaggatcgacaaaaccttccggctgcatcatatacaattcttccttaagaaagccgttaggaatgccgttttgatgtccatttgccatatctcataatcatagaatgcgacaattgctaacatgattcggacagacttcagcttcgctacgggtgagaaagtctcatcgtagtcaaccccttgaacttgtcgataacccttagcgacaagtcgagccttatagatggtcacattaccatccgcgtctgtcttcttcttaaagatccatttgttttctatcgctcgcccatcatcgggcaagtcagtcaaagtccatacttcgttttcatacatggatcctatctcggatttcatggcttctagccatttgtcggaatctgggcccgccattgcttcttcatagttcgaaggttcaccgttgtctaacaacatgatttccaggacagggttgccgtaccactctagtgcggaacgtgtccttgtggacctacgaagttcagcagtaacttgatctgaagcttcatgatcatcatcattaacttcctccccagtcggtgcaggcaccacaggaacatcttcccgcgctgcactactttccggttcggaaggggtgactatcacctcatcaagttccactttcctcccactcacttctttcgagagaaactctttctccagaaaggacccgttcttggcaacaaagatcttgccttcggatctgaggtagaaggtatacccaatggtttccttagggtatcctatgaagacgcatttttccgacttgggttcgagcttttcaggttgaagtttcttgacataagcatcgcatccccaaacttttagaaacgacagcttaggtttcttcccaaaccataattcatacggtgtcgtctcaacggatttcgacggagccctatttaaagtgaatgcggcagtctctaaagcatagccccaaaatgagagcggtagatcggtaagagacatcatagatcgcaccatatccaatagagtgtgattacgacgttcggacacagcatttcgctgaggtgttccaggcggcgtgagttgtgaaactattccacatttccttaagtgtgtgccaaattcgtgactcaaatattcccctccatgatctgatcgtaagaactttattttcctgtcacgttgattctcaacctcactctgaaattccttgaacttttcaaaggtctcagacttgtgtttcattaggtagacatacccatatctacttaagtcatcagtgagagtgagaacataacgatagccaccacgagcctcaacactcattggaccgcacacatcggtacgtatgatttccaataagttggttgctcgctccattgttccggagaacggagtcttggtcatcttacccatgaggcatggttcgcacatgtcaaatgattcgtaatcaagagactccaaaagtccatctgcatggagcttcttcatgcgcttgacaccaatgtgaccaaggcggcagtgccacaagtatgtgggactatcgttatcaactttacatcttttggtattcacactatgaatatgtgtaacatcacgttcgagattcattaagaataaaccattgaccagcggggcatgaccataaaacatatctctcatataaatagaacaaccattattctcggatttaaatgagtagccatctcgcattaaacgagaccctgatacaatgttcatgctcaaagctggcactaaataacaattattgaggtttaaaactaatcccgtaggtaaatgcagaggtagcatgccgacggcgatcacatcgaccttggaaccattcccgacgcgcatcgtcacctcgtccttcgccagtctccgtttattccacagctcctgttttgagttacaaatatgagcaaccgcaccggtatcaaatacccaggagctactacgagtactggtaaggtacacatcaattacatgtatatcacatatacctttggtgttgccggccttcttgtccgctaagtatttggggcagttccgcttccagtgaccacttcccttgcaataaaagcactcagtctcaggcttgggtccattccttagcttcttcccggcaactggcttaccgggcgcggcaactcccttgccgtccttcttgaagttcttcttacccttgcctttcttgaacttagtggttttattcaccatcaacacttgatgttcctttctgatctccacctccgctgatttcagcattgaatataccttaggaatagtcttttccatcccctgcatattgaagttcatcacaaagctcttgtagcttggtggaagcgactgaaggattctgtcaatgaccgcgtcatccgggagattaactcccagctgagtcaagcggttgtgcaacccagacattttgagtatgtgctcactgacagaactgttttcctccatcttacaactgaacaacttgtcggagacttcatatctctcgacccgggcatgagcttggaaaaccattttcagctcttcgaacatctcatatgctccgtgttgctcaaaacgcttttggagccccggttctaagctgtaaagcatgccgcactgaacgagggagtaatcatcagcacgtgactgccaagcgttcataacgtcctggttctctgggatgggtgcttcacctagcggtgcttctaggacataatctttcttggcagctatgaggatgatcctcaggttccggacccagtccgtatagttgctgccatcatctttcagcttggttttctctaggaacgcgttgaagttgagggcaatgtgggccatttgatctacaagacatattgtaaagattttagactaagttcatgataattaagttcatctaatcaaattattcaatgaactcccactcagatagacatccctccagtcatctaagtgaaacatgatccgagtcaactaggccgtgtccgatcatcacgtgagacggactagtcaacatcggtgaacatcttcatgttgatcgtattttctatacgactcatgctcaacctttcggtcttccgtgttccgaggccatgtcttgtacatgctaggctcgtcaagtcaacctaagtgtattgcgtgtgtaaatctggcttacacccgttgtattcgaacgttagaatctatcacacccgatcatcacgtggtgcttcgaaacaacgaaccttcgcaacggtgcacagttaggggggacactttcttgaaattattgcgagggatcatcttatttaagctaccgtcgttctaagcaaataagatgtaaaacatgataaacatcacatgcaatcaaatagtgacatgatatggccaatatcattttgctccttttgatctccatcttcggggcgccatgatcatcttcgtcaccgtcatgacaccatgatctccatcatcgtgtcttcatgaagttgtcacgccaacgattacttctacttctatggctaacgtgtttagcaataaagtaaagtaatttacatggcgttattcaatgactcgcaggtcatacaaaaaataaagacaactcctatggctcctgccggttgtcatactcattgacatgcaagtcgtgattcctattacaagaacatgatcaatctcgtacaccacatatatctcattcatcacatccttttggccatatcacatcacaaggcatatgctgcaaaaacaagttagacgtcctctaattgttgttgcatgtttttacgtggcttatataggtttctagcaagaacgtttcttacctacgtaaaaccacaacgtgatatgccaatttctatttacccttcataaggacccttttcatcgaatccgttccgactaaagtgggagagacagacacccgctagccaccttatgcaactagtgcatgtcagtcggtggaacctgtctcacgtaagcgtacgtgtaaggtcggtccgggccgcttcatcccacaacgccgccgaaacaagataagactagtagtggcaagaaaattgacaacatctacgcccacaacaagtttgtgttctactcgtgcatagaaactacgcataggcctggctcatgatgccactgttggggatcgtagcagaaatttaaaattttctacgcatcaccaagatcaatctatggagtcatctagcaacgagagagatgagtgcatctacatacccttgtagatcgcgagcggaagcgttcaagtgaatggggttgatggagtcgtactcgtcgtgatccaaatcaccgatgaccgagcgccgaatggacgacacctccgcgttcaacacacgtacggagcagcgacgtctcctccttcttgatccagcaaggggaaaggagaggttgatggagatccagcagcacgacagcgtggtggcggaagtagcggggatcccggcagggcttcgccaagcgcaagcgggagggagaggtgtcacgggagggagagggaggcgccaggggctagggtactgctgccctccctccccccactatatatagggtccCTGGGGGCGCTGGCCctgggagatcccatctccaagggggcggcggccaagggggtggcttgcccccaagccaagtggggcgcccccccacccccagggtttccaaccctaggcgcaggggaggcccaaggggggcgcaccagcccaccagtggctggttcccctccccacttcagcccatggggccctccgggataggtggccccacccggtggacccccgggacccttccggtggtcccggtacaataccgataacccctgaaactttcccggtggccgaaactggacttcctatatataattcttcacctccggaccattctggaactcctcgtgacgtccgggatcccatccgggactccgaacaactttcgggtttccgcatactaatatctctacaaccctagcgtcaccgaaccttaagtgtgtagaccctacggattcgggagacatgcagacatgaccgagacgactctccggtcaataaccaacaacgggatctggatacccatgttggctcccacatgttccatgatgatctcatcagatgaaccacgatgtcgaggattcaatcaatcccgtatacaattccctttgtcaatcggtacgttacttgcccgagattcgatcgtcggtatcccaatacctcgttcaatcttgttaccggcaagtcactttactcgtactgtaatgcatgatcccgtgaccaaccacttggtcactttgagctcattatgatgatgcattaccgagtgggtccagagatacctctccgtcaaacggagtgacaaatcccagtctcgattcgtgccaacccaacagacacttttggagatacccgtagtgcacctttatagccacccagttacgttgtgacgtttggcacactcaaaggactcctacggtatccgggagttgcacaatctcatggtctaaggaaatgatacttgacaattggaaaagctctagcaaacgaactacacgatctttgtgctatgcttaggattgggtcttgtccatcacatcattctcctaatgatgtgatcccgttatcaatgacatccaatgtccatagtcaggaaaccatgactatttgttgatcaacgagctagtcaactagaggcttactagggacacgttgtggtctatgtattcacacatgtattacgatttccggataacacaattatagcatgaacaatagacaattatcatgaacaaggaaatataatactaaccattttattattgcctctagggcatatttccaacagctgtTCTTTAGTTCATTTTGTCAGCTCTCCTCTTGCATGCCTGGGTCCTTGGTTTTCTATGATGTTCTGCTCTAGGTGAGAAGTCAACAGCAGGACGGGTCTGCCTGGTCCCAATAATGTGGCTGCCATCGGTGCCACTCATCCAGGTTCTAGGGTGAACGTGTCCATTCATCGACGGTGCAGCGCCTTTCGAGCCAGGCGAGGAGGCAGGGGCCTTCTTCGACGATGGATCTGGATGGTGGTGTTTTCGTCAGGTCCCAGGTGTTGTGGCAACGGTTGCCCTTTCGGTCATCTAATCTTCCTCTCCTTCGCCGGCATTTCCCTTCTCCTAGGCTTCGCGCGAGCAAGAGGCCTTGTCATCTTCAAGCTAGGTGCCTCTTGTTGATCTTGTTATAGTTTGTTGTATGTCTGGCATGTGAGCTGCTCCCGGCGCCATTGTATCTTGCcattttttctcttctttctattTGGTTTGTTTCCAGGTTGTAATCCAGAGTTTGTAATCCTAGCCGGTTGATGGCCTTGTTAATTCAAAGTCGGGCTCTTCGCGagccttcgttctaaaaaaaCTGCACAGGAATACACAACACAAAGATATATACAACAGGTACAGGTATTGAGAAAACACACATTGCCGCTTTCCAGGAAATACATCGTTTATAAGAAGAATTACTACCTGCAAGCGTTAAACAAAGGGGAAATTTGAATCCATTGTACATGCATGACACCTACCCCATTGCAACAAACTGTTGCACAATTGCAATGAACTATACAAAGACTATGTAGCAATATTGCAATCCAAAAAATGACGGCTCAATAAGGTAAATGAAATCTTATTGCACAAAAAAGTGAATTGTAGGAAGTTGTCATTAGTTACACCATGGCGAGTTGATGACAAACAACATAGAAAGTGCTTGATGAATGACAGTTAAAAAAACGAGACTGAGGTCACTACAGTTaatctttacctaataataaagcacctCCTGCTTCTGGTCATACGTTGTTGGTATTTTTGTAGAAAAGTCCCTGTGTTTTTTATATTCAACCTGCAGTCCTATTTTAAGTGGCAAAACGAAAAGTTTTTTGGATTTTACACAAAACCCCCTGCACTTTTGGGTAATCAACCCGCAGTTCACTTTTAAGTGACAAATTGAATCGTTTTTTGCGTTTGTACTGAAAATATCATGTCTTTTATGCTAATTAACCTGGAGTCTACGTAGAACAAATGTTTTTTTGAAAtatccatatcttttaaaccataACTCCAATTTTAatatgttatatatgaaatttgactAAAAATGTGTAGAATCCGAATATGATGTTATTTTTATCTCTTAACCATTTTTAAAATGCTTTTTAGAGTGCAACCTTAATCAATGGCGCACAAACAAATTACAGACAAAATAAATGTAGCAAGAGAAAAACCTCATCTTATGCCACGAGAGAGACGGCTTACGATTGACCACATTCAAGCGTGTTGTGGTTCTGTAAGAACTATGATCATCATATGCGAGAATCCGATGACGGACAAATGGCAACAAGATGGGATGTCATGTTGAAATAAAGAACATGGATCTATTGGTTTCTTGACTCATGATTATTTGGTTCACGGGCATGTGGTAtctttttctcccgttgcaacgcacgagcTCTTTTGCTATAGTAGTAGATATGTTGACTGCAGTCTATGCGACTCCATTATTCTCTTGCAATGATATCAACATGGAATTATGGTGTAACCAGGACTTCCAACTAAGTAGAAAGGATTATACTTACCAAGTAAGATAAGACATACATACCTAGTAGCATTAATGGGAGTACAACAATGATAAGGGTGTGCATATACTCCTTTATGCAAGGCTTAAACAAGAAGAAAGCAATATTAATAAGGTTAAAACCCAAGAAAAGAACAATAGTCCACCAAAAGCAAATCATCCAATCGCTTCAGCAACATCAACATATATAAGCTCAGCAACCACTATGAGTTATCATATCACTATAAAGCTTGTCAGAAGTGCTATTGTATCAACATATGCTAGCTTCTAAAGCAGAGAATTGACCTTCAACATTTTCGCTTCAAGCTCTCACGGTTGGATTTCGGGAATTTTACCTGCACAAGCAGCAGCATAAGCGTCTGCGAGCCCTAGAACACGCTCACTATAACGGTCAATGTATTTCCCTACAAATTTCTTCTCTGTGTAAGCAAACACAATGTACAAGTCAATGTCTTTCTTCACTAGATCCTTTACCTCCAGAACTTCTATGACATAGTGCCGGGGCATTACACGCTTCTCCAAGTCATATGCGAGAATTGCCAGCCCGTGTGCGGTGTATGAAGGCTCCAACCCAAATTCCATCCTCAGGAACTCCAACTTGTGGCTCAGCCTCCTCTCTGACATAAGTAGAATGCTTGGCAACTTGCACACCGCCAGCACAGCTTCGGAGCGGCCAAGAGCCCTCTTCAAGCAGGCCATTTTTGAAGTAATATTCTCGGGCCTGATGTTGCAGACGGTCTCCAAAGCATTCTTGAACATCCCTGAATAACGCCTCATGCCGAGCTTCTCTACATGGGTCACCATTTCTTTCACATGGTCTggtgctacttgtgagctgcgttgggatttcctcgaagaggagaggatgatgcagtacagtagagataagtatttcccttagttatgaaaccaaggttatcaatctagtaggagaaccaagcaacactatgtaaacaacacctgcacacaaacaacaaatacttgcaacccaatgcatagaggggttgtcaatccctcaacggttatgagcaagattaaattgtatagGTTTTGATCGATCTATCTGAAAAAATACAAAATAAGATAAATAAAATaattgcagcaagatattttgGTTTTAAGATGTGATAGAAAATAGAATCGGGAGCCATGATTTTCACTAGAGGCCTCTCTCACAAAAATAGCATACAATGGATagacaaattactattgggcaaatgaccgaaaaacaaataattatgacgatatccaaggcaatgatcgtgtatataggcatcacgtccaagattagtagaccgaaatgattctacaTCTAGTATTATtgctccac
The sequence above is a segment of the Aegilops tauschii subsp. strangulata cultivar AL8/78 chromosome 6, Aet v6.0, whole genome shotgun sequence genome. Coding sequences within it:
- the LOC141026132 gene encoding transcription termination factor MTERF15, mitochondrial-like, translated to MVTHVEKLGMRRYSGMFKNALETVCNIRPENITSKMACLKRALGRSEAVLAVCKLPSILLMSERRLSHKLEFLRMEFGLEPSYTAHGLAILAYDLEKRVMPRHYVIEVLEVKDLVKKDIDLYIVFAYTEKKFVGKYIDRYSERVLGLADAYAAACAGKIPEIQP